In Polynucleobacter sp. es-EL-1, the following are encoded in one genomic region:
- a CDS encoding histidine phosphatase family protein has translation MAIFKLMIRLCAILLLIGSGAVIAQPPLASALQDGQHILLMRHADAPGFGDPPNYQLDQCNTQRNLGELGRKQAKATGDWLSKQGIKQAQVFSSPWCRCIDTALLLNKGNVAIEPALGSFFDNTSQADVQTKNLIALIAKERQKNPRSPIIMVTHQVNIGAFTGQAVGSGEMILVKVDP, from the coding sequence ATGGCGATCTTTAAGCTGATGATTCGTCTCTGTGCGATCTTGCTACTTATAGGAAGCGGGGCTGTGATAGCACAACCTCCTTTGGCCAGTGCTTTGCAAGACGGCCAACATATTCTATTGATGAGACATGCTGACGCTCCCGGCTTTGGAGACCCTCCAAACTACCAGCTAGATCAGTGCAACACACAGCGCAATCTTGGCGAGCTAGGAAGAAAACAGGCAAAAGCAACTGGCGACTGGCTGTCTAAGCAAGGCATTAAGCAGGCACAAGTGTTTAGCAGCCCCTGGTGTCGCTGCATTGATACTGCTCTCCTTCTCAATAAAGGCAATGTCGCAATAGAGCCAGCCCTAGGATCATTTTTTGACAACACTAGTCAAGCCGATGTTCAGACTAAGAACCTAATCGCACTGATTGCCAAAGAGCGCCAGAAAAATCCACGGAGCCCCATTATTATGGTCACTCATCAAGTCAATATTGGAGCGTTTACTGGTCAAGCGGTTGGATCTGGTGAAATGATCTTAGTTAAAGTGGATCCCTAA
- a CDS encoding DUF2237 family protein — protein MQFEPSLNVLGQPLVPCSFDPLTGFFRDGCCKTNEEDLGSHLVCAIVSNDFLQFSLQRGNDLITPRPEYQFSGLVAGDQWCLCLNRWLEALEANCAPLIKLESTNIKALEKVSLEVLKQYAELAEI, from the coding sequence ATGCAATTCGAACCCTCCTTAAATGTATTAGGACAGCCTTTGGTGCCTTGCTCATTTGATCCATTAACTGGATTTTTTAGGGATGGCTGCTGCAAAACCAATGAAGAAGATCTGGGGAGTCATTTGGTATGCGCCATTGTCAGCAATGACTTTCTGCAATTTAGCCTTCAGCGTGGTAACGATCTCATTACGCCTAGACCTGAATATCAATTTTCAGGTTTGGTAGCGGGCGACCAATGGTGTCTTTGTCTCAATCGCTGGCTAGAGGCACTAGAAGCCAACTGTGCGCCCCTAATTAAATTAGAGAGCACCAACATCAAAGCCTTAGAAAAGGTATCTCTTGAAGTATTAAAGCAATATGCAGAGCTCGCTGAAATTTAA
- a CDS encoding thiol-disulfide oxidoreductase DCC family protein, protein MKKLTMFYDGLCPLCQAEIQFLSSRNQAGLLSFIDIHSVQYSPAKVGVSCSQALAAMYAQYDDGELINGVDVFSAAYARANLPFLAWLFSRSALQPMFRWGYRFFAKHRHAISNIFGPSALWLVNAFNKRGQ, encoded by the coding sequence TTGAAAAAGTTAACGATGTTTTATGACGGACTATGCCCTTTGTGTCAGGCTGAAATTCAGTTTCTCTCTTCCCGCAATCAAGCTGGATTATTGAGTTTTATCGATATTCACTCGGTTCAGTATTCCCCAGCGAAAGTTGGCGTTTCTTGTTCACAGGCACTTGCTGCGATGTATGCGCAATATGATGATGGTGAGTTGATTAATGGCGTAGATGTTTTCTCTGCTGCTTATGCGAGGGCAAATTTACCATTTTTGGCTTGGTTATTTTCAAGATCAGCGCTGCAGCCTATGTTTAGGTGGGGTTATCGCTTTTTTGCAAAGCACCGTCATGCTATATCGAATATTTTTGGACCATCGGCCTTATGGCTAGTCAATGCTTTTAACAAGCGGGGGCAATAA
- a CDS encoding DUF2452 domain-containing protein — protein MRIEDTDPARHAGIEYPMEVGAPVFAPIKVTEEKDKAVNVARQNAKLEYDRIMEQAEVLMKQARALQARLDATEMVHSAKFGFNPIHGKIYHLYFDGRNGVNVLIQNGPQEWSCGIPADWTYSMAVKKLGDSTWAVIEDEEVASTSLAVR, from the coding sequence ATGAGAATAGAAGATACCGATCCAGCAAGACATGCTGGGATTGAATACCCCATGGAGGTGGGTGCACCTGTTTTTGCGCCAATCAAGGTAACCGAAGAAAAGGATAAGGCGGTCAATGTTGCTCGCCAAAATGCCAAACTAGAATACGACCGCATTATGGAGCAGGCAGAGGTGCTTATGAAACAGGCCCGTGCACTGCAGGCTCGTCTAGATGCTACTGAGATGGTTCATAGCGCTAAATTTGGCTTTAATCCCATTCATGGCAAGATTTACCATCTGTATTTTGATGGTCGTAATGGTGTTAACGTGTTGATTCAGAATGGCCCGCAAGAGTGGAGCTGCGGTATCCCTGCTGATTGGACATACTCCATGGCGGTGAAGAAGTTGGGCGATAGCACTTGGGCTGTTATTGAAGATGAAGAAGTGGCATCAACTTCTCTTGCAGTAAGATAA
- a CDS encoding cryptochrome/photolyase family protein → MKKLILILGDQLDIQNPLLENLNVKTDQVVMIESAVEAQHVWSHKAKIALFLSAMRHFASELEALGIPLNYVKQSPQSIADALREIIVREQATHIAFLEPGEWRLKQEIANLSSELKIELEMREDPHFYCSHQEFKNWVADKKELRLEFFYRLMRKKHHILVDAQGNPEGGQWNFDRDNRKPFPKKGPGLISPPEFFEPDTITRDVITFVEKTYPDHPGSLQHFQWPVTREQALIALDGFVRHRLPTFGIYEDAMWTDTPFAWHSLLSSALNLKLLNPREVIEAVLLAWKKFDLDLSTVEGFIRQILGWREFVRGMYCLDMPQMAADNFYDHHNALPNWYWTGDTQMNCMRQAIGQTLDYGYAHHIQRLMVTGNFALLAEILPQAVCDWYLAIYIDAIEWVELPNTAGMALFASGGRFTSKPYIASGAYIKRMSNYCAGCQYDPAIRFGENACPITNLYWNFLIKHRKQFESSPRTRLMTANLARIEMADQEAIVAHAKTILAKLESL, encoded by the coding sequence GTGAAAAAACTGATTCTTATTCTGGGTGATCAGCTGGATATTCAAAATCCGTTACTCGAAAACCTCAATGTAAAAACAGATCAGGTGGTGATGATTGAGTCTGCTGTTGAGGCTCAGCATGTTTGGTCTCATAAAGCAAAAATTGCCTTGTTTTTATCGGCAATGCGTCACTTTGCCTCTGAGCTAGAAGCTCTTGGTATCCCGCTCAACTACGTGAAGCAATCACCCCAATCAATTGCTGATGCTTTGCGAGAAATCATCGTTCGGGAGCAGGCTACCCACATTGCTTTTTTGGAGCCTGGTGAGTGGAGGTTAAAGCAGGAGATTGCAAATTTATCCTCTGAGTTGAAAATTGAATTAGAGATGCGTGAGGACCCCCATTTTTATTGTTCTCATCAAGAGTTTAAAAATTGGGTAGCGGATAAAAAAGAATTGCGCTTAGAGTTCTTTTACAGACTAATGCGTAAGAAGCACCATATTCTGGTGGATGCGCAAGGAAACCCTGAGGGTGGCCAGTGGAACTTTGATCGTGATAATCGCAAGCCTTTCCCTAAGAAAGGGCCGGGCCTAATTTCTCCCCCTGAATTTTTTGAGCCTGACACGATTACTCGAGATGTCATTACATTTGTAGAAAAAACCTATCCTGATCATCCGGGATCATTGCAGCACTTTCAATGGCCGGTTACGCGAGAGCAGGCTTTGATTGCCTTAGATGGATTTGTTCGACACCGTTTGCCGACTTTTGGAATATATGAAGACGCCATGTGGACAGATACACCATTTGCTTGGCACTCCCTTCTGTCAAGTGCGCTCAATCTCAAATTATTAAATCCTCGCGAGGTCATTGAAGCTGTTCTATTGGCTTGGAAAAAATTTGACTTAGATCTATCCACTGTAGAAGGATTTATCCGGCAAATATTAGGTTGGCGTGAATTTGTGCGGGGAATGTATTGCTTAGATATGCCGCAGATGGCTGCAGATAATTTTTATGACCATCACAATGCCTTACCCAATTGGTATTGGACTGGTGATACCCAGATGAATTGCATGCGCCAAGCAATTGGTCAAACACTGGACTATGGTTACGCCCATCATATTCAACGCCTCATGGTGACAGGCAATTTTGCTTTGTTAGCAGAAATATTGCCCCAAGCGGTATGTGATTGGTATTTGGCGATTTACATAGATGCTATCGAATGGGTCGAGCTGCCCAATACTGCGGGAATGGCATTGTTTGCAAGTGGTGGTCGATTTACCAGTAAGCCCTATATTGCTAGTGGCGCATACATTAAGAGAATGAGTAACTATTGCGCGGGCTGTCAATATGACCCCGCCATCCGATTTGGTGAGAATGCCTGCCCAATCACTAACTTGTATTGGAATTTTTTAATTAAGCACCGCAAACAATTTGAGTCCAGCCCGCGAACACGCTTGATGACCGCCAATCTTGCAAGAATTGAAATGGCTGATCAAGAGGCTATTGTGGCCCATGCTAAAACTATTTTGGCTAAGCTAGAAAGTCTGTAG
- a CDS encoding DASH family cryptochrome, whose product MKVVLYWFRNDLRIADNPAFVKANLIADRVLPVFIHQAPDVKSAYGFERVGVHRQHFLRQSLDNLQAQLQALDSDLWEYEGEPENVLLQLVNAIGAEAVYCEQIEAPEEIEQCSRIRQQGIALEEFWQSSMIDPDVLPFDLQKMPDIFTQFRQAVEREKLRFAQPISAPTSLAPMPVILQGQYLPQRANSISQATSIYCRGGEDAAQAHLKQYLERRLPDTYKQTRNQLIGLDYSSKFSPWLALGCISARDIAAQLAEYEERHGANEGAYWLWFELLWRDYFRFIHFKYGRRLYRSQGLGEAEVKPFEPAHFRRWSCGETGIGLVDAGMRELSRSGFLSNRMRQIVASYWIYELHGDWRAGAAWFESQLIDYDVYSNQGNWLYIAGRGTDPRGGRPFNIAKQTRDHDPDGKYQELWL is encoded by the coding sequence TCGTGTTCTGCCAGTCTTCATACATCAAGCTCCTGATGTGAAATCTGCTTATGGATTTGAGAGGGTTGGAGTACATCGCCAGCATTTTTTACGTCAATCTTTAGACAATCTTCAAGCCCAATTGCAAGCGCTTGACTCTGATCTCTGGGAATATGAGGGCGAGCCAGAGAATGTATTGTTGCAGTTGGTTAATGCAATCGGGGCAGAGGCTGTTTACTGCGAGCAGATAGAAGCGCCTGAAGAAATCGAGCAGTGCAGTCGCATACGGCAGCAGGGTATCGCTCTCGAGGAGTTTTGGCAATCTAGCATGATAGATCCAGATGTGCTGCCATTTGATCTTCAAAAAATGCCCGATATATTTACCCAATTTCGTCAGGCAGTAGAGCGAGAAAAGTTAAGATTTGCGCAACCCATCAGCGCGCCAACATCATTAGCTCCGATGCCTGTGATTTTGCAAGGGCAGTACTTGCCACAAAGAGCCAACAGCATTAGTCAAGCCACCTCAATCTATTGTCGCGGGGGTGAGGATGCCGCTCAGGCCCATCTCAAGCAATACTTGGAGCGGCGTTTACCCGACACTTATAAGCAAACGCGCAATCAGCTCATTGGACTTGACTACTCTAGTAAGTTTTCTCCATGGTTGGCCTTAGGTTGTATTTCAGCGCGTGATATTGCTGCCCAATTGGCCGAGTATGAAGAGCGTCATGGTGCCAATGAAGGAGCGTATTGGCTTTGGTTTGAATTGCTATGGCGCGACTATTTTCGCTTTATTCACTTTAAGTATGGTCGACGCTTGTATCGGTCTCAGGGTTTGGGTGAGGCAGAAGTAAAACCCTTTGAGCCCGCTCATTTCAGGCGCTGGTCTTGTGGTGAAACTGGCATTGGTTTAGTGGATGCTGGTATGCGCGAACTCTCTCGGAGCGGATTTTTATCCAATCGGATGCGACAGATTGTGGCTAGTTACTGGATATACGAATTACACGGTGATTGGCGAGCTGGTGCAGCTTGGTTTGAGTCGCAGCTCATAGACTACGATGTTTACAGCAATCAAGGGAATTGGTTATACATTGCGGGTCGTGGTACGGATCCTAGAGGGGGACGACCCTTCAATATTGCCAAGCAGACTCGTGATCATGACCCTGATGGTAAATACCAAGAGCTATGGCTTTGA
- a CDS encoding SDR family oxidoreductase: protein MPLVPNPFRALIIGSSGTIGSAFQELLENNPQCQEVYGIHRNSLHPIDYDDEDSIASSAKSLLEKGPFQLIINTIGVLHSERWMPEKKLEDLHADQLMQLMKVNAIGPALTMKHFSKLLDPAGSVMANLSAKVGSIEDNRLGGWYSYRASKAALNMLIKTAAIEFGRTKPNCALIALHPGTVNSNLSRPFKGEQIGRPPLDAAQDMLDVLLSVGKEDSGSFISYSGERLPW, encoded by the coding sequence ATGCCTTTAGTACCAAACCCGTTTCGCGCATTGATCATCGGATCCTCTGGAACGATAGGCTCAGCTTTTCAAGAATTACTTGAAAACAACCCCCAATGCCAAGAGGTTTATGGCATCCATCGAAACTCATTGCACCCCATTGACTACGATGATGAAGATTCAATTGCTTCCAGTGCTAAATCCTTGCTTGAGAAAGGGCCTTTTCAGCTCATTATCAATACGATTGGAGTGCTGCATTCAGAGCGCTGGATGCCTGAAAAAAAACTCGAAGATCTTCATGCCGATCAACTCATGCAGTTAATGAAAGTCAATGCCATTGGACCAGCACTCACCATGAAGCATTTTTCAAAGCTACTAGACCCCGCCGGATCAGTGATGGCTAATCTATCTGCCAAAGTCGGAAGTATTGAAGATAACCGTCTAGGAGGCTGGTACAGCTATCGCGCCTCCAAAGCAGCACTCAATATGCTAATTAAAACTGCGGCGATTGAATTTGGGAGAACAAAACCCAATTGCGCACTCATTGCGCTTCACCCAGGAACAGTCAACTCAAACCTATCTAGGCCATTTAAAGGTGAGCAGATTGGTCGGCCACCACTCGATGCGGCCCAAGATATGCTGGATGTTTTGTTATCAGTAGGCAAAGAAGACTCCGGTAGTTTTATCAGCTACTCTGGCGAGAGGCTTCCTTGGTAA
- a CDS encoding quinone oxidoreductase, giving the protein MTTARMVSISELGNADVIQLIDKELPAPAKGEVQLRQTAIGFNFIDVYQRSGYYPLELPTGLGHEAVGVVEAIGDGVTRYKVGDRVMYMNAGIGAYASARNVPEDKLVPVPDDVPDDVAAAVFFKAMTAQYLIQKTYPVKAGDVVLVHAAAGGVGQILAGWAKSLGAFVVGTVGSPAKFATAKEAGCDAVVDYSQPNWVEEVIKSTGGRKANVVYDSVAKTTFLGSLDCTAPFGTVALFGAASGPAPEIQPEILNKKGCLFLTRPSVFPHNATPELLRENARAVFEAIAQGRVKVKIGAKFSLEEAAKAHKAAEGRQVAGAIVMIP; this is encoded by the coding sequence GTGACAACTGCGCGAATGGTGAGTATTTCAGAATTAGGTAATGCGGATGTTATTCAATTGATTGATAAAGAGTTGCCAGCTCCGGCTAAGGGCGAAGTGCAACTTCGTCAAACTGCTATTGGCTTTAACTTTATCGATGTCTATCAACGCTCAGGTTACTACCCCTTGGAGTTGCCAACGGGCTTGGGTCATGAGGCGGTTGGCGTGGTCGAGGCGATTGGTGATGGAGTGACTCGCTATAAAGTGGGCGATCGTGTGATGTATATGAACGCTGGTATTGGTGCCTACGCTAGTGCGCGCAATGTGCCGGAAGATAAATTGGTTCCTGTGCCAGATGATGTTCCTGATGATGTGGCAGCAGCCGTATTTTTTAAAGCCATGACAGCGCAGTATTTGATTCAAAAAACTTACCCAGTAAAAGCGGGTGATGTAGTGTTGGTTCATGCAGCAGCTGGTGGGGTTGGTCAAATTTTGGCGGGTTGGGCAAAATCGCTAGGCGCCTTTGTAGTAGGTACTGTAGGCTCACCAGCGAAATTTGCAACAGCCAAAGAGGCTGGTTGCGATGCCGTGGTGGATTATTCTCAGCCAAATTGGGTAGAAGAAGTGATTAAATCGACTGGTGGACGCAAAGCGAATGTGGTCTACGACTCAGTTGCTAAAACCACTTTCTTGGGATCTCTAGATTGCACTGCGCCATTTGGCACAGTTGCGCTGTTTGGTGCCGCCTCTGGCCCTGCACCGGAGATTCAGCCGGAAATTCTGAATAAAAAAGGCTGCTTATTCTTAACCAGGCCCTCGGTCTTTCCGCACAACGCTACTCCGGAGTTGCTTCGCGAGAATGCCCGCGCAGTATTTGAAGCCATTGCTCAAGGTCGGGTGAAGGTAAAAATTGGTGCGAAATTTTCGCTAGAAGAGGCTGCAAAAGCGCATAAAGCAGCAGAGGGCAGGCAAGTTGCTGGTGCTATCGTGATGATTCCCTAG
- a CDS encoding TIGR03643 family protein: protein MGKEKTILLCEADMSRLIEMAWEDRTPFDAIEQNFGLSEPQVISLMRKELKRGSFNLWRKRVTGRATKHVALRSKLVTRAYCSTQYKQR, encoded by the coding sequence ATGGGTAAAGAAAAAACGATATTGCTCTGTGAAGCTGATATGTCGAGGCTAATTGAGATGGCCTGGGAGGATCGCACCCCATTTGATGCTATTGAGCAAAATTTTGGTCTATCTGAGCCACAGGTGATTTCCTTAATGCGCAAAGAGCTTAAACGAGGCTCTTTCAATTTGTGGCGCAAACGGGTGACCGGTAGGGCAACAAAGCATGTTGCCCTCAGAAGTAAATTGGTAACGCGTGCTTATTGCTCGACGCAATACAAGCAAAGGTGA
- a CDS encoding DUF3833 domain-containing protein, producing MRKMMAVFKLGLGCVLALGLLACSSPTVTQYAKETPKLDLSEYFNGTIDAYGIFTDRSGNVQKRFTVLLVAKWSVVDGKKTGVLDESFEYSDGTKQKRIWTLTETAPGKYIGTADDVVGEAIGESAGNALNWAYTLALPVDKSIYHVQFNDWMYLVTPKVMINKAKMSKFGIDLGEVTLSFYKR from the coding sequence ATGCGTAAGATGATGGCAGTATTCAAGTTGGGTCTGGGGTGTGTGCTTGCACTGGGTTTGTTGGCATGTTCATCGCCAACCGTCACGCAGTATGCGAAAGAAACTCCCAAGTTGGATTTGAGTGAGTATTTCAATGGCACGATTGATGCGTATGGCATCTTTACAGACCGTAGCGGTAATGTGCAAAAACGCTTTACTGTGCTTTTAGTAGCCAAATGGTCTGTGGTAGATGGCAAAAAAACTGGCGTATTGGATGAAAGCTTTGAATATTCCGATGGCACAAAACAAAAGCGCATTTGGACTCTGACAGAAACGGCTCCCGGTAAATATATCGGCACTGCCGATGATGTGGTGGGTGAGGCAATTGGGGAGTCTGCAGGTAACGCACTCAATTGGGCTTATACCTTGGCATTACCTGTTGATAAATCTATTTACCATGTTCAATTTAATGACTGGATGTATCTAGTTACCCCCAAGGTCATGATCAATAAAGCCAAGATGAGTAAGTTTGGTATTGATTTGGGAGAAGTGACTTTAAGTTTTTACAAGCGTTAA
- a CDS encoding chalcone isomerase family protein produces MKYLLGTLIAMSLVMGGSTSYAKDISHIEGALSQVQAQGSGRLNFWGFHVYDATLYRGINKDSQEFALDIQYQKSFSGASIANRTADEMQKIGVPEAKAMAWGKELATVLPNIESGQTLTGVYSPQQGTTLFYDGKKIAQIPGADFSKAFFGIWLDSKTSVPKLRAELLGKGCPPPLISGAC; encoded by the coding sequence ATGAAATATCTATTGGGTACCTTGATTGCCATGAGCTTAGTGATGGGTGGTTCAACGAGTTATGCCAAAGACATCTCACATATTGAGGGTGCATTGAGTCAAGTGCAAGCGCAGGGTTCTGGCAGGCTCAATTTTTGGGGCTTTCATGTGTACGATGCAACGCTCTACCGAGGTATCAATAAAGACTCCCAAGAGTTTGCTTTAGATATCCAATATCAAAAATCGTTTTCTGGAGCATCTATTGCCAATCGTACTGCCGATGAAATGCAAAAGATTGGCGTTCCAGAGGCTAAAGCGATGGCATGGGGAAAAGAGCTGGCTACCGTATTGCCAAATATTGAGTCAGGTCAGACGCTGACAGGTGTGTACTCCCCTCAACAAGGCACCACTTTATTTTATGACGGCAAAAAGATTGCCCAGATTCCTGGGGCCGATTTTTCAAAGGCTTTTTTTGGTATTTGGCTGGACTCTAAAACCAGTGTGCCAAAGTTAAGAGCAGAACTACTGGGTAAAGGTTGCCCACCACCGTTAATTTCAGGAGCGTGTTAA